A region from the Streptomyces lydicus genome encodes:
- a CDS encoding ROK family protein, producing the protein MTVPGGDTQHGIRRRNLARVLRTVAAQGPLSRPAVAARIGLTRAGVAPLVDELLRAGLLVEAGRAATGGRGRPGGELAVSDRGPAGLGAEIGVDHLAVCAVDLRGRVRARVAAGAANRHSAPGPVLRRLSALLGEVTDALAAEGLRPAGLAVAVPGLVARGATTVVHAPNLGWRAADLAPGLAGATAPRDGSPALPLTVENEANLGALAELRLGGGDGRPGPPPDFVHVSAEIGIGAAVVVDGQLLRGTRGFAGELGHVPVYPDGPACGCGGRGCLEQYAGEEAVLRAVGLVPGRAAAAHPGPGARIGLLARRAADGDTAVVRALHAAGAALGIALAGAVNLLDPRAVVLGGALAGLAPWVLPSLERELALRTAVAADPGRAGGPLVTVSRLGADGPLLGAAHAALQTVLDDPLHSCAPAHPPRIGTR; encoded by the coding sequence GTGACCGTGCCCGGCGGCGACACCCAGCACGGCATCCGGCGGCGCAATCTGGCCCGGGTGCTGCGGACCGTGGCCGCGCAGGGGCCGCTCTCCCGGCCGGCGGTCGCGGCGCGGATCGGGCTGACCCGGGCGGGAGTGGCCCCCCTGGTCGACGAGTTGCTGCGGGCGGGCCTGCTGGTGGAGGCGGGGCGGGCGGCCACCGGCGGCCGGGGCCGGCCCGGCGGCGAACTGGCGGTCAGCGACCGCGGACCGGCCGGGCTCGGCGCCGAGATAGGCGTCGATCATCTGGCGGTGTGCGCGGTCGATCTGCGCGGGCGGGTCCGGGCCCGGGTGGCGGCCGGTGCGGCGAACCGGCACAGCGCTCCCGGGCCGGTGCTGCGGCGGCTGTCCGCGCTGCTCGGGGAGGTGACCGACGCGCTCGCCGCCGAGGGGCTGCGGCCGGCCGGGCTGGCGGTGGCCGTACCCGGTCTGGTGGCCCGCGGTGCGACGACCGTGGTGCACGCCCCCAACCTCGGCTGGCGGGCCGCTGATCTCGCCCCGGGGCTCGCCGGGGCGACGGCCCCGCGGGACGGCTCCCCGGCCCTCCCGCTCACCGTCGAGAACGAGGCCAACCTCGGTGCGCTGGCCGAACTGCGGCTGGGCGGGGGCGACGGACGGCCGGGCCCGCCTCCGGACTTCGTGCATGTGTCGGCGGAGATCGGCATCGGCGCGGCGGTCGTCGTGGACGGTCAACTGCTGCGGGGGACACGGGGGTTCGCGGGGGAGCTGGGGCATGTGCCGGTGTATCCGGACGGCCCGGCGTGCGGCTGCGGCGGCCGGGGCTGCCTGGAGCAGTACGCCGGCGAGGAGGCCGTGCTGCGCGCGGTGGGGCTCGTTCCCGGGCGGGCGGCGGCCGCTCATCCGGGACCGGGTGCCCGTATCGGCCTGCTGGCGCGCCGTGCCGCCGACGGGGACACGGCGGTCGTGCGGGCGCTGCACGCGGCGGGGGCGGCGCTCGGTATCGCGCTCGCCGGGGCGGTGAATCTGCTCGATCCCCGGGCGGTGGTCCTCGGCGGCGCGCTGGCCGGGCTGGCGCCGTGGGTCCTGCCGTCCCTGGAGCGGGAGTTGGCGCTGCGGACGGCCGTCGCGGCGGATCCCGGGCGGGCCGGTGGGCCGTTGGTGACGGTGTCCCGCCTGGGCGCGGACGGACCGCTGCTGGGGGCGGCGCACGCGGCGCTGCAGACCGTGCTGGACGATCCCCTCCACTCCTGCGCCCCGGCACACCCTCCCCGGATTGGAACCCGCTAA
- the xylB gene encoding xylulokinase: MGAQSAGPLVVGVDSSTQSTKALVVDAATGAVVARGQAPHTVGGGDGKESDPAQWWRALGEALTQCGDAARQASAVSVGGQQHGLVTLDAAGEPVRPALLWNDVRPAPQSERLIAELGGARAWAERVGSVPGPAFTVAKWAWLREHEPAAAAATAAVRLPHDYLTQRLTGESVTDRGDASGTGWWASSTGAYDAEILEHVGLSPEALPRVALPGEAAGTVHADDLPLPHGALVAAGTGDNMAAALGLGLRPGQPVLSLGTSGTVYAVSTHRPADPTGTVAGFADARGDWLPLACTLNCTLAVDRVAALLGRDREAVEGGGEVVMLPFLDGERTPNLPGASGLVHGLRHDTTAGQLLQAAYDGAVFALLQALDRVLDADAAPDAPLLLIGGGAKGGAWRETVRRMSGRPVVVPKAQELVALGAAAQAAGLLLEEDPAAVARRWGTARGAEYEAQPRDDAARDRLAATLADGGALLRR, from the coding sequence ATGGGCGCACAGTCAGCGGGACCGCTGGTCGTCGGGGTGGACAGCTCGACGCAGTCCACCAAGGCGCTGGTCGTGGACGCGGCGACCGGCGCGGTCGTCGCCCGGGGGCAGGCGCCGCACACGGTCGGCGGCGGCGACGGCAAGGAGAGCGACCCCGCACAGTGGTGGCGGGCGCTGGGCGAGGCGCTGACGCAGTGCGGCGACGCGGCGCGGCAGGCCTCGGCGGTCTCCGTCGGCGGACAGCAGCACGGGCTGGTCACCCTGGACGCGGCCGGTGAGCCGGTACGCCCCGCCCTGCTGTGGAACGACGTACGGCCGGCGCCGCAGAGCGAGCGGCTGATCGCGGAGCTGGGCGGCGCGCGGGCCTGGGCCGAGCGGGTGGGGAGCGTGCCGGGGCCCGCGTTCACGGTGGCCAAGTGGGCCTGGCTGCGGGAGCACGAGCCGGCCGCGGCGGCCGCCACCGCAGCGGTGCGGCTGCCGCACGACTACCTCACCCAGCGACTGACCGGCGAGTCCGTCACCGACCGCGGCGATGCGTCCGGGACGGGCTGGTGGGCGTCGTCCACCGGGGCCTACGACGCGGAGATCCTGGAGCACGTCGGGCTGTCCCCCGAGGCGCTGCCGCGGGTGGCGCTCCCGGGCGAGGCCGCCGGGACCGTGCACGCCGATGATCTCCCGCTGCCCCACGGCGCGTTGGTGGCCGCCGGCACGGGCGACAACATGGCCGCCGCGCTCGGGCTGGGCCTGCGTCCCGGGCAGCCGGTGCTGAGCCTGGGCACCTCGGGGACGGTCTATGCGGTCTCCACCCACCGGCCCGCGGACCCGACCGGCACCGTCGCAGGCTTCGCCGATGCCCGCGGCGACTGGCTGCCGCTCGCCTGCACCCTGAACTGCACCCTCGCCGTGGACCGGGTGGCGGCGCTGCTGGGCCGCGACCGGGAGGCCGTGGAAGGCGGCGGCGAGGTGGTGATGCTGCCGTTCCTCGACGGGGAACGCACCCCGAACCTGCCGGGTGCCTCGGGCCTGGTCCACGGGCTGCGGCACGACACCACGGCCGGTCAGCTGCTCCAGGCGGCGTACGACGGCGCGGTGTTCGCACTGCTGCAGGCCCTGGACCGGGTGCTGGACGCGGATGCCGCGCCCGATGCGCCGCTGCTGCTGATCGGCGGCGGGGCGAAGGGCGGGGCCTGGCGGGAGACCGTCCGCCGGATGTCGGGCCGCCCGGTGGTGGTGCCGAAGGCGCAGGAACTGGTGGCGCTCGGCGCGGCGGCGCAGGCGGCCGGGCTGCTGCTGGAGGAGGACCCGGCGGCGGTGGCCCGTCGTTGGGGGACGGCGCGCGGCGCGGAGTACGAGGCGCAGCCGCGGGACGACGCCGCCCGGGACCGGCTGGCGGCGACGCTCGCCGACGGCGGGGCACTGCTGCGGCGGTGA
- a CDS encoding amino acid ABC transporter ATP-binding protein — protein sequence MSCVTTDQAAPGTTDAKAIDVQGLRKAFGELEVLRGIDFSVARGEVVCVIGPSGSGKSTLLRCVNLLEEPSAGRVMVAGTEVTDPDVDIDRVRQRIGMVFQAFNLFPHLTALENLTIAQRRVLRRDRAEAERIARANLERVGLADKEAAYPAQLSGGQQQRVAIARALSMDPELMLFDEPTSALDPELVGDVLAVMRGLAQEGMTMLVVTHEMSFAREVADRVVFMDGGVIVEQGTPEQVVGAPRHERTRTFLARVLDPAAAEVGEVTDSGAAGKRIDR from the coding sequence GTGAGCTGTGTGACGACCGACCAGGCGGCACCGGGGACGACGGATGCGAAGGCCATCGACGTGCAGGGCCTGCGCAAGGCGTTCGGTGAGCTGGAGGTGCTGCGCGGGATCGACTTCTCGGTGGCACGCGGTGAGGTGGTGTGTGTCATCGGCCCCTCGGGGTCCGGGAAGTCGACCTTGCTGCGCTGTGTGAATCTGCTGGAGGAGCCGAGCGCGGGCCGGGTCATGGTGGCCGGCACCGAGGTGACCGACCCGGACGTGGACATCGACCGGGTCCGGCAGCGGATCGGGATGGTCTTCCAGGCCTTCAACCTCTTTCCGCATCTGACCGCGCTGGAGAATCTGACGATCGCCCAGCGGCGGGTGCTGCGCCGCGACCGCGCCGAGGCGGAGCGGATCGCCCGCGCCAATCTCGAACGGGTCGGGCTGGCCGACAAGGAGGCTGCCTATCCGGCGCAGTTGTCCGGCGGGCAGCAGCAGCGGGTGGCCATCGCCCGGGCGCTGTCCATGGACCCGGAGCTGATGCTCTTCGACGAGCCGACCTCGGCGCTGGACCCGGAGCTGGTCGGCGATGTGCTGGCGGTGATGCGGGGGCTGGCGCAGGAGGGCATGACGATGCTCGTCGTCACCCATGAGATGAGCTTTGCGCGGGAGGTCGCCGACCGGGTGGTGTTCATGGACGGCGGGGTGATCGTCGAACAGGGCACTCCCGAGCAGGTGGTGGGCGCCCCGCGGCACGAGCGGACCAGGACGTTCCTGGCGCGGGTGCTGGATCCGGCCGCCGCCGAGGTCGGCGAGGTCACGGACAGCGGCGCGGCGGGCAAGCGCATCGACCGCTGA
- a CDS encoding basic amino acid ABC transporter substrate-binding protein: MSARSALPVIAVATAVVVLAGCSSTTSGGKKGAGGLELVSSGTLKTCTHLPYAPFQVKKDGKVVGFDVDLVDLVAKDLGVTQEIVNTPFEGIETGQDFTIRKCDLAAAGMTITPARDKVMDFSDPYFNATQALLTKKGKPFKKVEGLKGKKLGYQKATTGGIYAKKHGKGVELVEFEDLGLLLTAVKSGQVDAGINDNGVLFDYVKQNPDTAVTAEFNTGEHYGIGVRTGNDALRKKINAAVKKAKSDGTYDRIYKKWFGTTPQS; this comes from the coding sequence GTGTCCGCTCGCTCCGCGTTGCCTGTCATAGCCGTCGCCACAGCCGTCGTCGTACTGGCGGGGTGCAGCAGCACCACGTCCGGCGGGAAGAAGGGGGCCGGCGGCCTGGAACTGGTCTCCTCCGGGACCCTGAAGACCTGCACCCACCTTCCCTACGCGCCGTTCCAGGTGAAGAAGGACGGCAAGGTCGTCGGGTTCGATGTGGATCTGGTGGACCTGGTCGCCAAGGATCTGGGCGTCACACAGGAGATCGTCAACACCCCCTTCGAAGGCATCGAGACCGGCCAGGATTTCACGATCCGCAAGTGCGATCTGGCCGCCGCCGGCATGACGATCACGCCCGCGCGGGACAAGGTCATGGATTTCTCCGACCCGTATTTCAATGCCACCCAGGCGCTGCTGACGAAGAAGGGCAAGCCCTTCAAGAAGGTCGAGGGCCTCAAGGGCAAGAAGCTCGGTTACCAGAAGGCCACCACCGGCGGGATCTACGCCAAGAAGCACGGCAAGGGCGTCGAGCTGGTGGAGTTCGAGGATCTGGGGCTGCTGCTGACCGCGGTGAAGTCCGGACAGGTCGATGCCGGCATCAATGACAACGGTGTGCTCTTCGACTATGTGAAGCAGAATCCGGACACCGCGGTCACCGCGGAATTCAATACCGGTGAGCACTACGGCATCGGTGTGCGGACCGGAAATGACGCACTGCGGAAGAAGATCAACGCGGCGGTCAAGAAGGCGAAATCGGACGGGACGTACGACCGGATCTACAAGAAGTGGTTCGGCACCACCCCGCAGAGCTGA
- the mmuM gene encoding homocysteine S-methyltransferase, with product MVSTSPSLTDALAAGPLVLDGGLSNQLEATGHDLTDALWSARLLAEEPEAVVRAHLAYYEAGAQVAITSSYQATFEGFARRGIGEERAAALLGRSVELAREAARRASSGGVAGPLYVAASAGPYGAMLADGSEYRGRYGLSVDELERFHRPRLEVLAAARPDVLALETVPDAEEARALVRAVRGLGVPAYLSYSVAGDRTRAGQPLTEAFAVAAEADEVIAVGVNCCAPEDADRAVRSAAQVTGKPVVVYPNSGESWDAGARAWCGEAAFSADRVAAWAADGARLIGGCCRVGPDAIAELAAALGR from the coding sequence ATGGTCAGCACGTCCCCCTCGCTCACCGACGCCCTCGCCGCGGGGCCGCTCGTCCTCGACGGCGGGCTGTCCAATCAACTGGAGGCCACCGGGCACGACCTCACCGACGCGCTGTGGTCGGCCCGGCTATTGGCCGAGGAGCCGGAAGCGGTGGTGCGGGCACATCTGGCGTACTACGAGGCCGGGGCGCAGGTCGCGATCACCTCCAGCTATCAGGCGACGTTCGAGGGGTTCGCGCGGCGCGGCATCGGCGAGGAGCGGGCCGCGGCGCTGCTCGGCCGGAGTGTGGAGCTGGCCCGCGAGGCGGCCCGGCGGGCGTCGTCCGGTGGGGTTGCCGGGCCGCTGTATGTGGCCGCATCGGCGGGCCCGTACGGGGCGATGCTGGCGGACGGGTCCGAGTACCGCGGCCGGTACGGCCTGTCGGTGGACGAGCTGGAGCGTTTCCACCGGCCGCGTCTGGAGGTGCTGGCGGCGGCGCGGCCCGATGTGCTGGCGCTGGAGACGGTGCCGGACGCCGAGGAGGCCCGTGCGCTGGTGCGGGCGGTGCGCGGACTGGGTGTGCCGGCCTATCTGTCGTACAGCGTGGCGGGGGATCGCACCCGGGCCGGGCAGCCGTTGACGGAGGCGTTCGCGGTGGCGGCCGAGGCGGATGAGGTGATCGCGGTGGGGGTGAACTGCTGCGCGCCGGAGGATGCGGACCGGGCGGTGCGCTCGGCGGCGCAGGTCACGGGCAAGCCGGTGGTGGTCTACCCCAACAGCGGGGAGAGCTGGGACGCCGGGGCGCGGGCCTGGTGCGGCGAGGCGGCGTTCAGCGCGGACCGGGTCGCCGCCTGGGCCGCGGACGGCGCCCGGCTCATCGGCGGCTGCTGCCGGGTGGGTCCGGACGCCATCGCCGAGCTGGCGGCGGCACTGGGCCGCTGA
- a CDS encoding family 2B encapsulin nanocompartment shell protein gives MVTIADASLPDSAEEAQNSSLSTAAARNLATTTKTAPQMQGVTSRWLLRLLPWVQVSGGTYRVNRRLTYTLGDGRIDFDISGSDVSIIPEELRELPALRDFTDTGVLAALGERFTQQDYAPGELIAEAGTPGDRLVLIAHGRVDRIGTGKYGDEAVLEALAGGDHLGDAPLTDPEGTWEFSYRAVTRVTVMALPRQAVTEIADRSPGLREHLAQAGQDTAQPTNATGESAVSITSGHHGEPSLPGTFVDYDLTPREYELSVAQTVLRAHSRVGDLYSDPMNQVEEQLKLTVQALRERQEHEMINNPGFGLLHHADLKQRIHTRTGPPTPDDLDDLLATVWKDPGFLLAHPLTIAAIGRECSARGLYPTAVEVMGHSLPSWRGVPIFPCNKIPVTKERTSSILLLRTGEEKQGVVGLHQTGIPDEYEPSLSVRYMGLDDRAVLKYLVSAYYSAAILVPDALGVLDDVQIGH, from the coding sequence ATTGTGACGATTGCCGACGCATCACTGCCCGACAGTGCGGAAGAAGCCCAGAATTCCAGTCTGAGCACCGCCGCCGCGCGGAATTTGGCGACCACCACCAAGACCGCGCCGCAGATGCAGGGCGTCACTTCCCGCTGGCTTTTGCGGCTGCTGCCCTGGGTGCAGGTGTCCGGCGGCACCTACCGGGTGAACCGCCGGCTGACGTACACCCTCGGTGACGGGCGCATCGATTTCGATATCAGCGGCAGTGACGTTTCGATCATCCCCGAGGAGCTGCGCGAGCTGCCGGCGCTGCGGGATTTCACCGATACCGGGGTACTGGCCGCGCTCGGCGAGCGGTTCACCCAGCAGGACTACGCACCCGGTGAACTGATCGCCGAGGCCGGCACGCCGGGCGACCGGCTGGTGCTGATCGCCCACGGCCGGGTGGACCGCATCGGCACCGGCAAATACGGCGACGAGGCGGTGCTGGAGGCACTGGCCGGCGGCGATCACCTCGGCGACGCGCCGCTCACCGACCCCGAGGGGACCTGGGAGTTCAGCTATCGCGCGGTGACCCGGGTGACCGTGATGGCGCTGCCCCGGCAGGCCGTGACGGAGATCGCGGACCGCTCCCCCGGGCTGCGCGAGCATCTGGCCCAGGCCGGGCAGGACACCGCACAGCCGACGAACGCCACGGGGGAGTCGGCGGTCTCCATCACCTCGGGGCACCACGGCGAGCCGTCCCTCCCCGGTACCTTCGTCGACTACGACCTGACGCCGCGGGAGTACGAACTCAGCGTCGCGCAGACGGTGTTGCGCGCCCACAGCCGGGTCGGCGACCTCTACAGCGACCCGATGAACCAGGTCGAGGAGCAACTGAAGCTGACCGTCCAGGCGCTGCGTGAGCGCCAGGAACACGAGATGATCAACAACCCCGGCTTCGGGCTGCTGCACCACGCCGACCTCAAGCAGCGCATCCACACCCGCACCGGCCCGCCCACCCCCGACGACCTCGACGACCTGCTGGCGACGGTGTGGAAGGACCCGGGCTTCCTGCTCGCCCACCCCCTCACGATCGCGGCGATCGGCCGGGAGTGCAGTGCCCGCGGGCTGTATCCGACCGCGGTCGAGGTCATGGGGCATTCGCTGCCGTCCTGGCGCGGGGTGCCGATTTTCCCGTGCAACAAGATTCCGGTGACGAAGGAACGGACGAGTTCGATTCTGCTGCTGCGCACCGGCGAGGAAAAGCAGGGAGTTGTCGGTCTGCACCAGACCGGAATTCCCGATGAATACGAGCCGAGCCTTTCGGTGCGTTATATGGGCCTCGACGACCGGGCCGTACTCAAATATCTGGTCAGCGCCTACTATTCCGCGGCCATTCTCGTGCCGGATGCGCTGGGCGTTCTCGACGACGTACAGATCGGCCACTGA
- a CDS encoding acetylxylan esterase — protein sequence MFTDLPLDELHGYRPPRHEPAGFDAFWRRTLDEARAHDLDARFTEVDAGLALLRTHDVTFSGFGGHRIRGWFLVPHAAGGPLPCVVQYLGYGGGRGMVHDWLLWPSAGYATLVMDTRGQSGPNRPGDTPDPVGSGNPGVPGKMTQGLLDPGDYYYRRLFTDAVRAVEAARGHEAVDAGRIVVAGGSQGGAAALATAGLVPGLAGALIDVPFLTHVRRAVEITDSGPYGELTRYFAGERGRIDTALHTLDHFDGLNFAARATAPALFGTALRDDVVPPSTGFAAYHHYAGEKELKVWRFNAHEGGGGEQRAAEIAFVRSLFGG from the coding sequence GTGTTCACCGACCTGCCCCTGGACGAGTTGCACGGCTACCGCCCGCCGCGCCACGAGCCGGCCGGCTTCGATGCGTTCTGGCGGCGCACTCTCGACGAAGCCCGTGCCCATGACCTCGATGCCCGCTTCACCGAGGTCGATGCGGGGCTGGCACTGCTGCGCACCCATGATGTGACGTTCTCCGGCTTCGGCGGGCACCGTATCCGCGGCTGGTTCCTCGTCCCGCACGCGGCCGGGGGGCCGCTGCCGTGCGTCGTGCAGTACCTCGGTTACGGCGGCGGCCGGGGGATGGTGCACGACTGGCTGCTGTGGCCTTCCGCGGGGTACGCCACCCTCGTCATGGACACCCGTGGGCAGAGCGGCCCCAACCGGCCCGGTGACACCCCCGATCCGGTCGGCTCCGGCAATCCGGGCGTGCCCGGCAAGATGACCCAGGGGCTGCTCGACCCCGGGGACTACTACTACCGGCGGCTGTTCACCGACGCGGTACGGGCCGTGGAGGCGGCGCGGGGGCACGAGGCGGTGGACGCCGGCCGGATCGTGGTCGCCGGCGGCAGCCAGGGCGGTGCCGCCGCGCTGGCGACGGCGGGGCTGGTCCCCGGGCTGGCGGGCGCGTTGATCGATGTGCCGTTCCTGACCCATGTCCGCCGCGCCGTCGAGATCACGGATTCCGGACCGTACGGCGAGCTCACCCGCTACTTCGCGGGTGAGCGCGGCCGGATCGACACCGCACTGCACACCCTGGACCACTTCGACGGCCTGAACTTCGCGGCCCGCGCCACCGCTCCGGCGCTCTTCGGCACGGCACTGCGGGACGACGTGGTGCCGCCGTCCACCGGCTTCGCCGCGTACCACCACTACGCGGGCGAGAAGGAACTGAAGGTGTGGCGGTTCAATGCCCATGAGGGAGGCGGCGGTGAGCAGCGAGCGGCCGAAATAGCCTTTGTGCGCTCGCTGTTCGGCGGCTGA
- the xylA gene encoding xylose isomerase, translating into MSHQPVPEDKFSFGLWTVGWQGRDPFGDATRRALDPVESVHRLAGLGAWGVTFHDDDLIPPGAGDTEREAAVTRFRKALDATGLVVPMATTNLFTHPVFKDGAFTANDRDVRRYALRKTLRNIDLAAELGARTYVAWGGREGAESGAAKDVRAALDRMKEAFDLLGQYVVEQGYDLHFAIEPKPNEPRGDILLPTVGHALAFIERLERPELYGVNPEVGHEQMAGLNFPHGIAQALWAGKLFHIDLNGQSGIKYDQDLRFGAGDLRSAFWLVDLLETAGYDGPRHFDFKPPRTEDLDGVWTSAAGCMRNYLILRERAAAFRADPAVQDALHAARLDQLDRPTAEDGLAGLLADRAAYESFDAGVAAARGMAFEHLDQLALEHLLGTV; encoded by the coding sequence ATGAGCCACCAGCCCGTGCCCGAGGACAAGTTCAGCTTCGGCCTGTGGACCGTCGGCTGGCAGGGCCGTGACCCCTTCGGCGACGCCACCCGCCGCGCCCTGGACCCCGTCGAATCGGTCCACCGCCTGGCCGGCCTCGGCGCGTGGGGCGTCACCTTCCACGACGACGATCTGATCCCGCCCGGCGCCGGGGACACCGAGCGCGAGGCGGCCGTCACCCGCTTCCGGAAGGCGCTGGACGCCACCGGCCTGGTCGTGCCGATGGCCACCACCAACCTCTTCACCCACCCCGTCTTCAAGGACGGCGCCTTCACCGCCAACGACCGCGACGTCCGCCGCTACGCCCTGCGCAAGACGCTCCGCAATATCGACCTCGCCGCCGAGCTGGGCGCCCGCACCTATGTGGCCTGGGGCGGACGGGAGGGCGCGGAGTCCGGCGCGGCCAAGGACGTACGCGCCGCCCTGGACCGGATGAAGGAGGCGTTCGACCTCCTCGGCCAGTACGTCGTCGAGCAGGGCTACGACCTGCACTTCGCCATCGAGCCCAAGCCCAACGAGCCGCGTGGCGACATCCTGCTGCCGACCGTCGGCCATGCCCTCGCCTTCATCGAGCGGCTGGAGCGCCCGGAGCTCTACGGCGTCAACCCCGAGGTGGGGCACGAGCAGATGGCCGGGCTCAACTTCCCGCACGGCATCGCCCAGGCGCTCTGGGCGGGCAAGCTCTTCCACATCGACCTCAACGGCCAGAGCGGGATCAAGTACGACCAGGACCTGCGCTTCGGCGCGGGCGACCTGCGGTCCGCCTTCTGGCTGGTCGACCTGCTGGAGACGGCCGGATACGACGGACCGCGGCACTTCGACTTCAAGCCGCCGCGCACCGAGGACCTGGACGGTGTCTGGACCTCGGCGGCCGGCTGTATGCGCAACTATCTGATCCTCAGGGAGCGCGCCGCCGCCTTCCGGGCCGACCCGGCCGTCCAGGACGCACTGCACGCCGCGCGGCTGGACCAGCTGGACCGGCCCACCGCCGAGGACGGCCTGGCCGGGCTGCTCGCCGACCGCGCCGCCTACGAGTCCTTCGACGCCGGGGTGGCGGCCGCCCGCGGGATGGCCTTCGAGCATCTGGACCAGCTGGCGCTGGAGCATCTGCTGGGGACCGTCTGA
- a CDS encoding amino acid ABC transporter permease: MSLSKRQRARVIRGVQYGVLVLAVVVFALIADWHQLRMAFFDVEVAKALFPDIITTALVNTVLYTLLGFGFGLALGLVLALMRLSSVPPYRWIAVTYIEFFRGIPCLLVFIALGFGVPLAFEVALDMNVTVMLSLGLVGAAYMAETIRAGIQAVPKGQTEAARSLGMSHGRAMISIVIPQAFRIVLPPLTNELILLTKDSSLVYLLGLSLTQFELANFGRDALNEHKSLTPILIAGLLYLVITLPLGQLVRRLEARTAKAR, from the coding sequence ATGTCTTTGTCGAAACGACAGCGCGCCCGGGTGATCCGCGGCGTGCAGTACGGCGTCCTGGTCCTCGCCGTGGTGGTCTTCGCGCTGATCGCCGACTGGCATCAGCTGCGGATGGCGTTCTTCGACGTGGAGGTCGCCAAGGCGCTGTTCCCCGACATCATCACCACGGCGCTGGTCAACACCGTCCTCTACACCCTGCTGGGCTTCGGTTTCGGTCTGGCGCTGGGGCTGGTGCTCGCCCTGATGCGGCTCTCCTCGGTGCCGCCCTACCGCTGGATCGCGGTCACCTATATCGAGTTCTTCCGCGGGATTCCCTGTCTGCTGGTGTTCATCGCGCTCGGCTTCGGTGTGCCGCTGGCCTTCGAGGTCGCGCTCGATATGAACGTCACCGTCATGCTGTCGCTCGGGCTGGTGGGTGCGGCGTATATGGCGGAGACCATCCGGGCCGGTATTCAGGCGGTTCCCAAGGGCCAGACGGAGGCGGCGCGTTCCCTGGGAATGTCGCACGGCCGGGCGATGATTTCGATCGTCATTCCGCAGGCGTTCCGCATCGTGCTGCCGCCGCTGACCAATGAGCTGATCCTGCTGACCAAGGACTCGTCGCTGGTGTATCTGCTGGGGCTCTCCCTCACCCAGTTCGAGCTGGCCAACTTCGGGCGCGATGCGCTCAATGAGCACAAGAGCCTGACCCCGATCCTGATCGCCGGGCTGCTCTATCTCGTGATCACCCTCCCGCTCGGCCAACTGGTCCGTCGGCTGGAGGCCCGTACGGCGAAGGCCAGGTGA